One part of the Methanomassiliicoccales archaeon genome encodes these proteins:
- a CDS encoding radical SAM protein, protein MRSVYGPVRSWRFGRSLGIDPIGVEPKICSYNCLYCQLGSKGVLTCKRSEFVSSEAVREELELALAKFPEIDIITFSGTGEPTLASNLGELVDVVRSVTTVKIGVLTNSSLLFDSEVRRDIRKTDVIVAKLDAATESSFRAVNRPHEEIEFANVIHGMEMMRKEFEGSFQLEIMFVEENMHEASRIAEICKRVSPDIVYLNTPLRPCAKKPLGKREMRALGNYFIGLAAKMVYDGDSQ, encoded by the coding sequence ATGCGGAGTGTTTACGGACCAGTGAGATCGTGGAGATTTGGACGATCACTTGGAATCGATCCGATCGGCGTCGAACCAAAAATTTGCAGCTATAACTGCCTTTACTGCCAGCTCGGAAGTAAAGGGGTTCTTACATGCAAACGAAGCGAGTTTGTATCATCTGAGGCCGTCAGAGAGGAGCTGGAGCTTGCCCTTGCAAAATTTCCAGAAATAGATATAATCACGTTTTCTGGAACAGGGGAACCGACCTTGGCTTCGAATCTCGGCGAACTCGTTGATGTTGTGAGGTCAGTGACGACCGTAAAAATCGGTGTCCTCACGAACTCCTCGCTACTTTTTGATTCGGAAGTAAGACGAGACATCAGGAAAACTGATGTGATTGTGGCAAAGCTCGATGCCGCGACAGAATCTTCGTTTCGTGCCGTAAATCGGCCTCATGAGGAAATTGAATTCGCCAATGTGATTCACGGAATGGAAATGATGAGAAAGGAATTCGAGGGTAGCTTTCAGTTAGAGATTATGTTCGTCGAAGAGAACATGCACGAAGCATCAAGAATCGCTGAGATTTGCAAGAGAGTCAGCCCAGATATTGTGTATCTGAATACGCCCTTACGTCCATGTGCCAAAAAACCCCTTGGAAAGCGAGAGATGAGGGCATTGGGCAATTATTTCATAGGACTTGCGGCGAAGATGGTGTACGACGGAGATAGCCAATAA
- a CDS encoding thiamine pyrophosphate-dependent enzyme produces MASDKPVIVGNATGCLEVSTTVYPYTAWAVPWIHSAFENAAATITGVESAYRALVRKGVIKDEIRFIAFGGDGGTYDIGFQSLSGAIERGHRFVYVCLNNEAYMNTGIQRSGATWKGASTTTCPAGACIPGKKEFPKDLTKIIIAHELPYAAQASPHNWKDMMEKAAKAFEANGPAFINVVAPCPRGWRFDSSQTIQIARLAVETCIWPLYEYENGTWRLTGDSKRIAEGKKEKRPITDWLKSQGRFRHLLTEKWKHVADEIQAEVDRKWEQLKKYCEE; encoded by the coding sequence ATGGCGAGTGATAAGCCTGTTATAGTCGGCAATGCAACGGGATGCCTTGAAGTTTCCACAACTGTCTATCCTTACACTGCTTGGGCAGTTCCGTGGATCCACAGTGCCTTTGAAAATGCAGCTGCAACAATAACTGGAGTAGAAAGTGCATATAGAGCGCTCGTGAGGAAGGGAGTCATTAAGGATGAAATCAGATTCATCGCCTTCGGAGGAGATGGCGGTACATATGACATCGGATTTCAATCACTCTCAGGAGCGATTGAAAGAGGACATCGGTTTGTCTATGTATGCCTAAATAACGAAGCTTACATGAACACAGGTATTCAAAGATCTGGCGCCACTTGGAAAGGAGCTAGCACGACGACTTGCCCAGCAGGCGCCTGTATCCCTGGAAAGAAGGAGTTTCCAAAGGACCTAACAAAAATCATCATTGCTCATGAACTTCCTTACGCTGCGCAAGCATCACCTCATAACTGGAAAGATATGATGGAAAAAGCAGCTAAGGCATTTGAAGCAAATGGACCAGCATTCATTAACGTCGTCGCTCCATGCCCTAGGGGTTGGAGATTCGATTCTTCCCAGACAATTCAAATTGCGAGGCTTGCTGTTGAAACTTGCATCTGGCCGCTCTATGAATACGAAAATGGAACCTGGAGACTGACTGGTGACAGCAAAAGAATTGCAGAGGGAAAGAAAGAGAAGAGGCCGATCACGGACTGGCTGAAATCGCAAGGCAGATTTAGACATCTCTTGACAGAAAAATGGAAACACGTTGCTGATGAAATACAAGCCGAAGTAGACAGGAAATGGGAGCAGCTCAAGAAATACTGTGAAGAATGA
- the porA gene encoding pyruvate ferredoxin oxidoreductase: MQPIAMNGDQAIAYAWKQVNPDVVAAYPITPQTIIVEAFSEYVADGLVDTEFVCAESEHSAMSLCIGAAAGGARTCTATASAGLAFMWEMLYIAASMRLPIIMAVANRALSGPINIHCDHSDTMGARDSGWIQIYGENAQEAYDNSIMAFKIGEHLDLRLPVMTNFDGFITSHSLENLSLLQDDDVKKFVGEFKAIRPLLDYRNPVTYGPFDPPDFYFEHKYQQVEAMSRAMPIIKKVADEYAKLSGRFYDIVEPYRTEDADFVAIAVGSTAGTLRSVVDELRAEGKKVGSLKLRVFRPFPDKEIIEALEGKKAVAVLDRAISFGATGPIFPEVRSALFDASERPKVVNYIYGLGGRDVSIEELKSVYNGLMTGRCDRVNYLGVRI; encoded by the coding sequence ATGCAACCGATCGCGATGAACGGGGATCAGGCTATCGCGTATGCCTGGAAGCAGGTTAACCCTGACGTCGTTGCCGCTTATCCAATTACGCCTCAAACGATCATCGTTGAGGCCTTTTCGGAATACGTGGCAGACGGTCTCGTCGATACAGAGTTTGTGTGCGCCGAGTCCGAGCACAGTGCGATGAGCTTGTGTATTGGGGCCGCGGCTGGTGGTGCAAGAACATGCACCGCGACCGCGTCAGCAGGACTTGCATTTATGTGGGAGATGCTTTACATAGCGGCCTCAATGAGATTGCCCATCATCATGGCCGTCGCAAACAGAGCATTGAGCGGTCCCATCAATATCCATTGCGACCACAGCGATACGATGGGCGCCCGCGATTCTGGGTGGATCCAGATCTATGGAGAAAACGCCCAGGAAGCCTATGACAATTCAATCATGGCTTTTAAGATTGGTGAGCACCTTGATCTGCGCCTCCCAGTAATGACGAATTTTGACGGTTTCATTACGAGCCATTCACTGGAGAACCTCAGCTTATTACAGGATGATGATGTGAAGAAATTCGTCGGAGAATTCAAAGCAATAAGACCTTTGCTGGACTACAGAAATCCCGTCACGTATGGCCCATTCGATCCTCCTGATTTTTATTTCGAACACAAATACCAGCAAGTAGAGGCGATGAGTCGGGCAATGCCTATTATCAAGAAGGTTGCTGACGAATACGCGAAACTCAGCGGCCGGTTCTATGACATCGTCGAGCCATACCGAACTGAGGATGCAGATTTCGTCGCGATTGCTGTAGGATCAACGGCTGGAACCTTGAGAAGCGTTGTCGACGAACTCCGGGCTGAAGGAAAGAAAGTGGGAAGTCTTAAGCTACGAGTCTTCCGTCCGTTCCCAGATAAGGAGATTATCGAAGCCCTTGAGGGTAAGAAAGCTGTTGCGGTGCTCGACAGAGCAATAAGCTTCGGCGCGACAGGCCCGATATTCCCCGAAGTGCGATCAGCACTTTTCGATGCCAGTGAGAGGCCGAAAGTCGTCAACTACATATACGGTCTTGGTGGCAGAGACGTCTCAATCGAGGAATTAAAATCCGTCTACAATGGACTGATGACTGGCAGGTGTGATAGAGTCAATTACCTGGGGGTGAGAATCTGA
- a CDS encoding 4Fe-4S binding protein encodes MSDPEKKYKDYPEGGVIDEAGSARKYKTGDWRSQKPEVDKEKCINCLWCWVYCPDNSILVEEGKMVGFRYSHCKGCGICAAECPKKAITMKKEGN; translated from the coding sequence ATGAGCGACCCAGAGAAGAAGTACAAGGACTATCCCGAGGGCGGAGTAATCGATGAGGCGGGAAGCGCCAGGAAATACAAGACAGGTGATTGGCGTTCGCAGAAGCCCGAGGTTGACAAAGAAAAGTGTATCAATTGCCTTTGGTGTTGGGTTTATTGCCCAGATAACTCAATACTCGTCGAAGAGGGGAAAATGGTTGGTTTTAGATATTCGCACTGCAAGGGTTGCGGGATTTGTGCCGCTGAATGCCCAAAAAAGGCGATAACAATGAAAAAGGAGGGGAACTAA
- a CDS encoding 2-oxoacid:acceptor oxidoreductase family protein, protein MNNNSQSRTVEIRWHGRGGQGVVTANEILAGAALREGKFIKAFPEFGPERMGAPIRAFARISDKPITVHSQVYYPDYVVVVDSTLLGQIDVTEGLRSNGAVIANYPDVPEKLKSIIGDKFEVHTVNATQIALEEIGRPLANTAMLGALAKISGIVTLESIIKELERKFMGKFTADVTAKNVKSVKRAYDEVI, encoded by the coding sequence TTGAATAACAATAGTCAATCAAGAACCGTTGAAATTCGTTGGCATGGGAGAGGAGGTCAAGGAGTTGTTACGGCAAACGAAATATTGGCCGGTGCCGCTCTTCGTGAAGGGAAGTTCATCAAAGCATTCCCAGAATTTGGACCGGAGAGGATGGGGGCACCGATCAGAGCGTTCGCTAGGATTTCTGATAAACCGATTACAGTACACAGCCAGGTCTATTACCCAGATTATGTCGTGGTAGTGGATTCCACATTATTGGGACAGATCGATGTCACGGAAGGATTAAGATCGAACGGCGCTGTCATAGCAAACTACCCAGATGTGCCGGAAAAACTAAAGTCGATTATCGGTGACAAATTTGAAGTGCATACTGTTAATGCAACACAGATCGCCCTCGAGGAGATTGGCAGACCGCTGGCCAACACCGCAATGCTCGGTGCTCTCGCAAAAATATCTGGCATAGTGACCCTTGAAAGCATCATTAAGGAGCTCGAAAGGAAATTCATGGGAAAATTCACAGCCGATGTCACCGCGAAAAATGTAAAAAGCGTCAAGAGGGCGTACGACGAGGTGATTTGA
- the ppsA gene encoding phosphoenolpyruvate synthase has protein sequence MTKRIMEISDLTAEDISIAGGKAANLGELANAGFNVPPGFVLTTAAFEYFVNKNHLVDVIESALSSLDISDDRLLQDVSQSIRKAFDESTIPKDLAREILDAYRGLLKKEGPDCLVAVRSSATAEDLPTASFAGQQDTFLNVSTEEELLEKIKKCWSSLFTPRAIAYRVSKGFSHDQVKLAVVVQKMVNSEVSGIMFTVDPNSELPHIIIEAGYGLGEAMVGGKVTPDTYVVDKFHKKILNKRIAKQTWKLVKGDNGESKKENVDDASASAQKLTDEQILALAEIGREIEVHYGRPMDIEWCVEKGRIYVVQARPVTTLASHKNVSEEDMEGMDSMQEVTHKARTEEQKVLVKGLAASPGIAQGPVKIYEETMSLDVVKPGDVLVTVMTTPDMVPAMTRASAIVTDEGGMTCHAAIVARELGIPCIVGATNATKILKNGMLVTVDGKMGVVYEGGITPKKEEPVSIGVPAARYVPITGTKILVNIGVPQKAEEYAKLPVQGVGLMRIEFLFTSYVAEHPLALMEQGRANELVDKLAEGIGIVGRAFYPRPVLVRTSDFKTNEYREMKGGEKFEPHESNPMIGWRGCSRYISDQYREAFKLELLAVKKVREEMGLKNIWVMLPFVRTVEELKKITEMMEEVGLHRGKDFKLYLMAEVPCNIFMADEFADYCDGFSIGSNDLTQLIMGADRDSDILAKMGYFDERNEAIKRAIAHLIDAAHKKGKVVSICGQAPSVYPEFTEFLVRHGIDSISLNPDTVLETINLVAQVEQKIILESIKKN, from the coding sequence ATGACAAAGAGAATAATGGAAATCTCCGATCTGACAGCTGAAGACATATCTATTGCGGGTGGAAAGGCTGCCAATCTGGGAGAATTAGCGAATGCCGGGTTTAATGTTCCACCAGGATTCGTGCTAACGACTGCAGCTTTCGAATACTTCGTCAACAAGAATCATCTAGTGGATGTAATCGAATCAGCGCTTTCTAGTCTGGACATCTCTGATGACAGACTCCTTCAAGATGTTTCTCAATCGATAAGGAAGGCATTTGATGAAAGTACAATCCCCAAGGATCTCGCGAGGGAGATTTTAGATGCCTATAGGGGTCTTTTAAAAAAGGAAGGACCCGATTGTCTCGTTGCCGTCAGGTCGAGTGCGACAGCTGAAGACCTTCCTACGGCGAGCTTTGCAGGCCAACAGGACACTTTTCTGAACGTAAGCACGGAAGAGGAGCTACTGGAAAAAATTAAGAAATGCTGGTCATCGCTTTTCACGCCTAGAGCAATCGCATACAGGGTAAGCAAAGGGTTCAGTCACGACCAAGTGAAGCTAGCGGTCGTTGTTCAGAAAATGGTCAATTCTGAAGTCTCAGGCATCATGTTTACCGTTGACCCCAACTCCGAGCTTCCGCATATTATTATTGAGGCTGGCTATGGGTTAGGGGAGGCAATGGTCGGAGGCAAGGTAACCCCTGATACCTATGTGGTCGACAAATTCCACAAGAAGATCCTCAACAAGAGAATAGCTAAGCAAACATGGAAATTGGTTAAAGGTGATAATGGGGAGAGCAAGAAAGAAAATGTCGATGATGCGAGCGCGAGCGCACAGAAACTAACAGACGAGCAGATCTTGGCACTCGCCGAGATTGGAAGGGAAATAGAAGTGCATTACGGAAGACCAATGGATATTGAATGGTGTGTCGAAAAGGGGAGAATATATGTTGTTCAGGCGAGACCCGTTACCACGCTCGCCTCGCATAAAAACGTTAGTGAGGAGGATATGGAGGGAATGGATTCAATGCAGGAAGTAACCCATAAAGCAAGAACTGAGGAGCAGAAGGTGCTCGTCAAAGGACTCGCGGCAAGCCCCGGTATTGCACAAGGGCCAGTGAAAATTTACGAGGAAACGATGAGTCTTGATGTCGTAAAGCCCGGTGATGTTCTCGTAACCGTCATGACAACTCCTGATATGGTTCCCGCTATGACGAGGGCTTCTGCTATTGTGACCGATGAGGGTGGCATGACGTGTCACGCTGCGATTGTCGCGAGGGAACTTGGAATACCGTGTATTGTTGGAGCAACGAATGCTACAAAAATACTCAAAAATGGGATGCTTGTAACGGTCGACGGTAAAATGGGAGTCGTGTATGAAGGCGGTATTACCCCAAAGAAGGAAGAGCCAGTCTCCATTGGTGTTCCCGCCGCGAGGTACGTCCCTATAACTGGTACGAAGATCCTCGTTAACATTGGTGTGCCACAAAAAGCCGAGGAATATGCGAAGTTGCCTGTCCAAGGAGTCGGATTAATGAGAATCGAATTCCTCTTCACTAGCTATGTCGCTGAACATCCTTTAGCGCTCATGGAGCAGGGGCGTGCCAATGAACTCGTCGACAAACTCGCAGAGGGAATAGGGATCGTTGGCCGTGCGTTTTATCCACGTCCTGTTCTTGTTAGAACCTCAGACTTCAAGACGAATGAATATAGGGAGATGAAAGGCGGGGAAAAGTTTGAGCCCCATGAATCCAACCCAATGATTGGCTGGAGAGGTTGCTCGAGGTACATTTCTGACCAGTACAGAGAAGCGTTCAAATTGGAATTGCTTGCGGTCAAGAAAGTGAGAGAAGAAATGGGTCTAAAGAACATTTGGGTTATGCTACCATTTGTGAGAACGGTGGAAGAACTGAAAAAGATCACAGAGATGATGGAAGAAGTCGGCCTGCACCGTGGAAAGGATTTCAAGTTATACTTAATGGCTGAGGTGCCCTGCAACATCTTCATGGCGGATGAATTTGCTGACTATTGCGATGGTTTTTCGATCGGCAGTAACGATCTGACGCAGCTCATTATGGGTGCTGACAGGGACTCTGACATTCTGGCGAAGATGGGATATTTCGATGAGAGAAACGAGGCGATCAAGAGAGCGATAGCGCATCTGATCGACGCTGCCCATAAGAAAGGAAAAGTTGTTTCGATTTGTGGCCAGGCTCCATCGGTTTACCCTGAATTCACTGAGTTCCTTGTCAGGCACGGCATTGACAGTATCAGTCTCAACCCAGACACGGTCCTTGAGACGATCAATCTCGTCGCTCAGGTCGAACAAAAAATCATATTGGAGTCTATCAAAAAGAATTGA
- a CDS encoding CBS domain-containing protein produces MDKKIRVEDYMVRNVVSVPPDFTVEEAAKRLISTEFHGLPVAENGRLIGFVTAKELLRAASRPQAKIKDIIRRGTISVNPEMDIDDAARILFRYGLRNLPVVDKDGKLVGMISNIDIVRSHIERATPNKVLVIKTFLESKHKIKITVKRRIIPIEALRPTQHEVYADELRGRQFEIKRGLVEPIIVVQRRDYYLLIDGHHRVLAARAMGVKQFSAFVLEPNIDVELGLEKTAKERGLLTMDDVKIIEGSHHPMIEVTTRLIKEES; encoded by the coding sequence ATGGACAAAAAAATCAGAGTCGAAGACTACATGGTGAGAAATGTTGTATCCGTCCCGCCAGATTTCACGGTGGAAGAAGCGGCAAAGAGGCTGATCTCTACAGAATTCCACGGATTGCCTGTTGCGGAAAACGGAAGGCTCATAGGTTTCGTGACAGCGAAGGAGCTCTTAAGGGCTGCTTCAAGACCACAAGCGAAGATCAAGGATATCATCAGAAGAGGCACAATAAGCGTTAATCCAGAAATGGATATCGATGATGCCGCGAGAATTCTTTTCAGGTACGGTCTTAGAAATCTTCCAGTTGTCGACAAAGACGGCAAACTTGTCGGCATGATTTCAAATATTGATATCGTGAGGTCACACATCGAGCGGGCAACTCCCAATAAAGTACTGGTGATCAAGACCTTTCTTGAATCAAAACATAAGATCAAGATTACAGTTAAAAGACGAATCATTCCGATCGAGGCATTGAGACCAACCCAACACGAGGTGTATGCAGATGAACTTCGCGGGAGACAGTTTGAGATCAAAAGGGGACTTGTTGAACCAATCATCGTGGTGCAAAGAAGAGATTATTATCTCTTAATTGATGGTCATCACCGGGTTCTCGCGGCCAGAGCAATGGGGGTCAAGCAGTTTTCAGCTTTTGTGCTCGAACCCAATATCGACGTAGAACTTGGTCTGGAAAAGACGGCAAAGGAAAGGGGATTGCTCACAATGGATGACGTGAAAATCATTGAGGGATCCCACCATCCCATGATTGAGGTGACGACTAGACTGATCAAGGAAGAGTCTTGA
- a CDS encoding aspartate 1-decarboxylase — protein sequence MREILHAKIHRATVTHVEPDYIGSIGIDKVLLEKADIWIGEKVLVADLSNGARFETYAVEEEADSGVIAVNGAAARLVKKGDKIIIMAFELSQSPSKAKIVLVDDRNRFVKYL from the coding sequence ATGCGAGAAATCCTGCATGCAAAAATACATAGGGCGACGGTGACGCATGTCGAACCAGATTATATAGGGAGCATTGGAATTGATAAAGTTCTCCTTGAAAAAGCAGACATATGGATCGGGGAGAAGGTTTTGGTCGCGGATCTTAGCAACGGTGCGAGGTTCGAGACTTATGCTGTTGAAGAAGAAGCAGATTCTGGAGTCATTGCAGTGAACGGCGCCGCGGCACGGCTTGTCAAAAAAGGAGATAAAATTATCATTATGGCTTTCGAACTTTCCCAATCGCCCTCAAAAGCGAAAATTGTGCTTGTCGACGATCGGAATCGGTTCGTGAAGTACCTCTAG
- a CDS encoding ribonuclease HI family protein: MTIHLAIYTDGGSRGNPGPAAYAVIIVDERGTVVKEFSRFIQTATNNEAEYRGLIAGLEEASRLGADEVDIFMDSELVVNQINGKYAIKASNLIPLAKEVFSKLRNFKRCSIRHVSRNNPMTSRADMLLNSELDNHTGN; encoded by the coding sequence ATGACGATTCATCTAGCCATCTATACCGATGGAGGTTCAAGAGGCAACCCGGGGCCTGCAGCCTACGCAGTAATCATTGTGGATGAGAGAGGAACGGTTGTCAAAGAGTTCTCGCGATTCATTCAAACTGCGACAAACAACGAGGCGGAGTATCGTGGCCTGATCGCTGGTTTGGAGGAAGCGAGCAGATTGGGGGCAGATGAGGTGGATATATTCATGGACAGCGAGCTCGTTGTCAATCAAATAAACGGAAAGTACGCGATCAAAGCTTCAAATTTGATACCGCTGGCAAAAGAGGTCTTTTCAAAATTAAGAAATTTCAAGAGATGTTCAATTCGCCACGTAAGCCGTAATAATCCGATGACAAGTCGAGCCGATATGCTTCTCAATTCAGAACTTGACAATCACACGGGAAACTGA
- the hisS gene encoding histidine--tRNA ligase, producing MIQRPRGTRDFTPDEMEKRRYVESLMRKEAEIFGFREIATPIFEHAELFTMKSGPGILEEMYAFKDKGGRELTLRPELTAPVMRFFVNELTDLPRPLKLYYMGPCFRYERPQSGRFREFYQFGAELIGTKNPESDAEIVSLASSIMKRIGLRDYVVRIGHIGILRDILRREGIDGESASVILQKLDKKMYDDASVLMEERGMSQASIREIIKITKISGQRSVLQELQSFEGDAREYLNDIIEILEILGVENLRVDLGVVRGLDYYTGMVFEIEVPGLGAEKQVCGGGSYSLAELFGGEKVFSTGFAIGFDRTLIALEKQGIDFPRKRVDVYVIPLTDGLRKKAFEISARLRDKGISTDIDLMRRSLQKNLKYAASIGVRYAAIIGEREAEQGIVILRNMDTGEQTPVAMIELPEWLACARGTAPEAAGGDTKNS from the coding sequence ATGATTCAGCGTCCTAGAGGCACAAGGGATTTCACACCTGATGAAATGGAAAAAAGACGATACGTAGAGAGCCTCATGAGGAAAGAGGCTGAGATCTTTGGTTTCAGGGAGATTGCGACCCCCATTTTTGAACATGCTGAGCTGTTCACAATGAAGTCGGGACCCGGTATCCTCGAAGAGATGTACGCCTTTAAGGACAAGGGGGGGCGCGAACTTACGCTACGTCCTGAACTCACCGCACCTGTCATGAGATTCTTCGTCAACGAGCTCACAGACCTACCGAGACCCTTGAAACTATATTACATGGGGCCATGTTTCAGGTATGAAAGGCCCCAGAGTGGAAGATTCCGGGAGTTTTACCAATTTGGCGCTGAGCTGATAGGTACGAAGAATCCTGAATCCGACGCGGAGATCGTCTCTCTCGCCTCTTCCATCATGAAAAGAATAGGTCTCAGGGACTATGTGGTCAGGATCGGACACATAGGCATTTTGAGGGACATTTTGAGAAGAGAGGGGATCGATGGGGAGAGCGCGTCTGTCATCCTTCAAAAGCTTGACAAGAAAATGTATGACGATGCAAGCGTATTGATGGAAGAGAGAGGTATGAGCCAGGCATCGATAAGGGAGATCATTAAAATTACTAAGATTTCGGGGCAGCGTTCCGTGCTTCAGGAATTACAGAGCTTTGAGGGAGATGCAAGGGAATACCTGAATGACATAATTGAAATCCTTGAAATTCTGGGAGTTGAAAATCTGCGTGTAGATCTCGGGGTGGTAAGAGGATTGGATTACTATACTGGTATGGTTTTTGAAATCGAAGTACCAGGGCTCGGGGCTGAAAAACAGGTTTGTGGGGGAGGTTCATATTCGCTTGCTGAACTATTCGGCGGCGAAAAAGTCTTCTCAACCGGATTCGCGATAGGATTTGATCGGACGCTTATTGCGCTCGAAAAACAAGGAATCGATTTTCCAAGAAAAAGAGTTGATGTTTATGTCATCCCGCTGACCGATGGGCTACGCAAGAAAGCGTTTGAAATCAGCGCTAGGTTGAGGGACAAAGGTATCTCTACCGATATCGACCTAATGAGGAGAAGTCTCCAGAAGAATCTGAAATACGCTGCCTCGATCGGAGTGCGATATGCAGCCATTATCGGAGAGAGAGAGGCGGAACAGGGCATCGTTATATTGAGGAATATGGATACTGGCGAACAGACGCCAGTAGCGATGATTGAACTTCCAGAATGGCTTGCATGTGCAAGGGGAACAGCGCCTGAGGCTGCCGGTGGGGATACAAAAAATTCTTAG
- a CDS encoding PLP-dependent aspartate aminotransferase family protein — protein MEKQEGIRSGLSTVAVHAGERTNEIHGAVTTPIFQSSTFYFPTDDDKTWEGQVPDGSYIYTRYGNPTIRAAEDKIAALEGAEKGLAFSSGMAAITTTLMTFLRKGDHVVSIRDIYGGTFSFMKNELPKMGISVRFVDSSNPAEILEAIHEAPKIVYIESPTNPMLRIVDIPKIADAAHKTGAIVIADNTFATPVNQNPISMGVDIVVHSCTKYLNGHSDLIAGAVVGRKSHIDEIAKKRIVLGGVLDPFGAFLLLRGLKTLVVRMKKHNENGYAIAQYLEAHKKVERVYYPGLESHPQHALAKSLMRGFSGMVSFEVAGGRKGAEAVLKSLRLIKRATSLGGVESLASMPVNTSHAALSRAEREQLGIKDSLVRLSIGIEDAEDLMVDLDQALQHVS, from the coding sequence ATGGAAAAACAAGAAGGAATACGAAGTGGACTTTCAACGGTCGCAGTTCATGCAGGTGAACGAACAAATGAAATTCACGGTGCAGTCACTACCCCCATTTTCCAGTCATCCACTTTTTATTTCCCCACTGACGATGATAAAACATGGGAGGGCCAGGTACCTGATGGATCATACATATACACGAGATACGGGAATCCGACCATTAGAGCAGCGGAGGACAAGATAGCGGCGCTTGAAGGTGCAGAGAAAGGTCTGGCCTTTTCGTCCGGTATGGCTGCAATTACAACGACGCTTATGACTTTTCTACGGAAGGGAGATCACGTCGTTTCAATCAGAGACATCTACGGCGGAACTTTTTCCTTCATGAAGAATGAACTGCCGAAAATGGGCATTTCAGTCAGATTTGTTGATTCTTCAAACCCCGCGGAGATCCTTGAGGCGATCCATGAGGCACCAAAAATCGTTTACATTGAATCACCAACGAACCCTATGCTTAGGATCGTGGACATTCCAAAAATTGCCGATGCCGCTCATAAAACTGGAGCGATTGTAATCGCGGATAACACATTTGCCACGCCTGTCAATCAAAATCCTATCAGTATGGGGGTTGATATCGTGGTCCACAGCTGCACGAAGTACCTAAATGGCCATTCAGACCTTATCGCGGGGGCCGTCGTTGGAAGGAAATCCCACATCGATGAGATTGCGAAAAAGCGAATCGTCTTGGGCGGCGTTCTTGATCCCTTTGGTGCTTTTCTACTGTTAAGGGGATTGAAAACATTAGTCGTCAGGATGAAGAAACATAACGAGAATGGTTATGCAATCGCCCAATATCTTGAAGCACATAAAAAAGTCGAAAGAGTCTATTATCCTGGTTTAGAGTCTCACCCGCAGCACGCACTTGCAAAAAGTCTTATGCGTGGATTCAGTGGGATGGTTAGTTTCGAAGTTGCTGGTGGGCGCAAGGGAGCAGAAGCTGTGTTGAAATCCCTTCGCTTGATAAAGAGGGCAACGAGCCTTGGTGGCGTGGAGTCGCTTGCGAGCATGCCAGTAAATACGTCACACGCCGCACTGTCAAGAGCTGAGAGGGAACAGCTCGGTATCAAAGACTCACTTGTCCGCTTATCAATTGGGATTGAAGACGCAGAAGACCTGATGGTTGATCTAGATCAGGCGCTTCAGCATGTATCCTAG